From Chryseobacterium sp. IHB B 17019, one genomic window encodes:
- a CDS encoding KGG domain-containing protein produces MSTRNSNNRNSGNSSNEDRSTLEEVYQLGYDHGYNDASEDEDYDDDFSDYEDYYEDYDNEYDEDYDDEEDYDDEDYDDEDYDDDEDYNDEDYDDEDYDDDDDRGRGGSRGGRGRSSNSGNQQRDSQGRFTSGNRGGGRGNSGGGNGGSGRGRGSNSGGGTSRRGFASMSKAERTRIARMGGEASHGGGRGSSGSGRGSSGGNGGSGRGRGSNSGGDGTSRRGFASMSKAERTRIARMGGEASHGGGRSGGSGRSGSGSGSGGSRGGSGRGSSGGNGGSGRGRGSNSGDGTSRRGFASMSKAERTRIARMGGQASHGGGRSSGSGRGSRGGRNS; encoded by the coding sequence ATGAGCACTAGAAATTCAAACAATCGCAACTCAGGAAACTCTTCCAATGAAGACAGATCAACTCTTGAAGAAGTTTATCAGTTAGGATATGACCACGGTTACAACGATGCGTCTGAAGATGAAGATTACGATGATGATTTCTCAGATTATGAGGATTATTATGAAGATTATGATAACGAATATGATGAGGATTACGACGATGAAGAAGATTATGATGATGAAGACTACGATGATGAGGATTATGACGACGATGAAGATTATAATGACGAAGATTACGACGATGAGGATTATGATGATGACGACGACAGAGGTCGTGGAGGTTCCCGAGGAGGCCGAGGAAGAAGCTCTAACAGCGGCAACCAGCAAAGAGACAGCCAGGGAAGATTTACTTCCGGTAACAGAGGCGGTGGCCGTGGAAATTCCGGCGGTGGTAATGGTGGATCAGGAAGAGGAAGAGGTTCAAATTCAGGAGGGGGAACTTCAAGAAGAGGTTTCGCTTCTATGAGTAAAGCTGAACGTACAAGAATTGCCAGAATGGGTGGTGAAGCTTCTCATGGTGGCGGTAGAGGAAGTTCAGGCTCAGGAAGAGGATCTTCGGGCGGTAACGGCGGATCTGGAAGAGGAAGAGGTTCAAATTCAGGAGGAGACGGAACTTCAAGAAGAGGTTTTGCTTCTATGAGTAAAGCTGAACGTACAAGAATCGCAAGAATGGGTGGTGAAGCTTCTCACGGTGGCGGTAGGTCCGGAGGTTCAGGAAGATCTGGATCAGGTAGCGGATCAGGAGGTTCACGTGGTGGTTCGGGAAGAGGATCATCAGGTGGTAACGGTGGATCAGGAAGAGGAAGAGGTTCAAATTCAGGAGACGGAACTTCAAGAAGAGGTTTCGCTTCTATGAGTAAAGCAGAACGTACAAGAATTGCAAGAATGGGCGGTCAGGCTTCTCACGGCGGCGGCAGGTCATCAGGATCAGGAAGAGGCTCGAGAGGTGGTCGTAATTCATAG
- a CDS encoding cbb3-type cytochrome c oxidase subunit II yields the protein MMLLNDHRILFGSSLCLFIFLTLYIAVLPALDNQRINKPLPRQTKVLTKEERAGKMVYIENGCVACHTQQVRSVEMDNVFGKRPSIPADFAANRRTDFWRNTANLMGTQRAGPDLTNIGERQPSAEWHLIHLFQPRAAVEASIMPSYEFLFIERDYLQPGDIEVKVPEKFLKNKRKKIVATPKALQLVAYLKSLKQTDYTDKSMVPAFLYKQKKEEGGTQGGGENLPDGGELFTANCASCHQANGEGVPGAFPPLKGSSVVTGGDLELYVNIIMKGYDPRPEFATMPPVGNNANFTPEDVTAIINHERTSWGNNAKKVTVEEVKLIMDKIK from the coding sequence ATGATGCTTTTAAATGATCATAGAATACTCTTCGGATCGTCGCTTTGTCTTTTTATTTTTCTGACTCTTTATATTGCTGTTCTTCCGGCTCTTGATAATCAGAGAATTAACAAGCCTCTACCGAGACAAACCAAAGTTTTAACGAAAGAAGAAAGAGCAGGAAAAATGGTTTATATAGAAAACGGCTGCGTTGCCTGCCATACCCAACAGGTAAGAAGTGTAGAAATGGATAATGTCTTTGGAAAAAGGCCAAGCATTCCTGCAGATTTTGCGGCTAACAGGAGAACGGATTTCTGGAGAAATACAGCCAATCTCATGGGAACACAGAGAGCGGGGCCGGATCTTACCAATATCGGAGAAAGGCAGCCAAGCGCAGAATGGCACCTCATCCACCTTTTCCAGCCAAGAGCAGCAGTGGAAGCTTCTATTATGCCATCTTACGAATTTCTTTTTATTGAAAGGGATTATCTGCAGCCAGGAGACATTGAAGTAAAAGTCCCTGAAAAATTTTTAAAAAATAAAAGAAAGAAAATTGTAGCCACACCAAAAGCTCTACAGTTGGTAGCTTATTTAAAATCCTTAAAACAAACAGATTATACGGATAAATCAATGGTTCCCGCTTTCTTATACAAGCAGAAAAAAGAAGAAGGCGGCACACAGGGAGGCGGAGAAAACCTTCCGGACGGAGGTGAGCTTTTCACAGCAAACTGTGCTTCATGCCATCAGGCGAACGGAGAAGGTGTTCCGGGAGCATTCCCTCCATTGAAGGGAAGTTCCGTGGTCACAGGTGGAGACCTGGAGCTGTATGTCAACATCATTATGAAAGGCTACGACCCAAGACCGGAATTTGCCACAATGCCTCCCGTAGGAAACAACGCCAACTTTACCCCTGAAGATGTAACAGCAATCATCAACCACGAAAGAACAAGCTGGGGAAATAACGCGAAAAAAGTAACCGTAGAAGAAGTAAAACTAATAATGGATAAAATTAAATAA
- a CDS encoding cbb3-type cytochrome c oxidase subunit I, giving the protein MAESSLFNQTGIQITIVLMLIIIIAGLVVVVLKFLSVYSNILRRRESLEIQKKIKDLSPEEIEEYERREKELSSGQTENQLSGNLAPSDEKGVIRNINSVEEFRFFPTKRRTSSFLNYISPELTRLILWFLGTAIFWLLIGTTFGLYAGIKYVAPDVEHTSWLSFGRLRPAHTNAVFWGWASLAMVGFSYYVVTRVSNVENYNLKQGYLSLILINTAVLTGTISLLAGINNGGGEYREYIWPIMITFGAGVAISAHNLFKPVTKRIVKEIYISNWYIISGFMFIVIVILVGYIPLWQDGVGETITQGYYMHQAIGMWFMMINLGLMYYFLPQQLNKPIYSYSLGALAFWTHVLFYTLIGTHHFIFSAIPWRLQTTAIIASVGMLIPVAAGTTNFLLTFNGAWYQLKTSYTLPFYFMAIIFYFTGSFQGTVEAFRYTNLLWHFTDFTVSHSHLTMYGIITFMLWGFSYTLIPRLTGKEPPKLLVGIHFWLALLGLLMYVIALMIGGTQTGLMWMKKKPFIDGVINMFPFWLWRAIGGTFMWISHLIFAYNFYRMVRGKERIMNPSTPAEILAAKRQLGNTEFKS; this is encoded by the coding sequence ATGGCAGAATCGTCATTATTTAATCAGACCGGTATTCAGATTACAATAGTTTTAATGCTGATCATTATTATCGCAGGTTTGGTAGTAGTTGTTCTTAAATTTTTATCGGTATATTCAAATATTTTGAGGCGTCGGGAATCTTTAGAAATTCAAAAGAAAATAAAAGATCTCAGCCCCGAAGAAATTGAGGAATATGAAAGAAGGGAAAAAGAATTAAGCTCCGGACAAACCGAAAATCAGCTATCAGGAAATCTTGCCCCTTCTGATGAAAAAGGAGTTATCCGGAATATCAACTCTGTTGAAGAATTCAGGTTTTTTCCTACCAAAAGAAGAACTTCATCTTTTCTCAATTATATTTCCCCCGAACTTACCCGGCTCATTCTTTGGTTTTTAGGAACGGCCATATTCTGGCTCCTCATTGGGACTACATTTGGGCTATATGCCGGAATAAAATATGTGGCACCGGACGTGGAGCATACGAGCTGGTTAAGTTTCGGAAGGCTGCGTCCCGCCCATACCAATGCTGTATTCTGGGGTTGGGCATCATTGGCGATGGTAGGTTTTTCATATTATGTAGTAACAAGGGTAAGCAATGTTGAAAATTATAATCTTAAACAAGGCTATCTATCTCTAATCCTTATCAATACAGCAGTTCTGACTGGGACCATATCATTATTGGCCGGAATTAACAACGGCGGCGGCGAATACCGTGAATATATCTGGCCGATCATGATTACTTTTGGAGCTGGTGTAGCCATTTCCGCCCATAATTTATTTAAGCCTGTCACAAAAAGGATCGTTAAGGAAATTTATATCTCAAACTGGTATATTATTTCGGGGTTTATGTTCATTGTCATTGTTATTTTGGTAGGATATATTCCTCTGTGGCAGGACGGTGTGGGAGAAACTATTACCCAGGGATATTATATGCACCAAGCCATCGGGATGTGGTTTATGATGATCAACCTCGGGCTGATGTATTATTTTTTGCCTCAACAGCTTAACAAGCCTATTTATTCTTACAGCTTGGGGGCTTTGGCTTTCTGGACGCATGTTTTATTTTATACTTTAATAGGAACTCATCACTTTATCTTCAGTGCCATACCGTGGAGACTACAGACAACGGCCATTATTGCCAGTGTAGGAATGCTGATTCCCGTTGCTGCGGGAACTACCAATTTCCTTTTAACCTTTAATGGTGCGTGGTACCAGTTGAAAACCAGCTATACCCTTCCCTTTTATTTTATGGCGATTATATTTTATTTCACCGGATCATTTCAAGGGACAGTGGAAGCTTTCAGATATACAAACCTGCTTTGGCATTTTACGGATTTTACCGTTTCGCACTCACATTTAACGATGTATGGAATCATCACCTTTATGCTTTGGGGATTTTCTTATACCCTTATTCCGAGGCTTACAGGAAAAGAACCCCCGAAATTACTGGTGGGAATTCATTTCTGGCTGGCTTTACTCGGGTTGTTGATGTATGTCATAGCATTAATGATCGGCGGAACGCAAACCGGATTGATGTGGATGAAGAAAAAGCCTTTTATAGATGGCGTTATCAATATGTTTCCATTCTGGCTTTGGAGAGCTATCGGCGGAACATTTATGTGGATTTCGCATCTCATTTTCGCTTATAATTTTTACAGGATGGTAAGAGGAAAAGAAAGAATAATGAATCCCAGCACACCTGCAGAGATTTTGGCTGCTAAAAGGCAACTTGGAAATACAGAGTTTAAATCTTAA
- a CDS encoding Crp/Fnr family transcriptional regulator: protein MLIDQELLLSYGAEIELFDPFETIFNEGDIPKYYYQLVEGRVKLNHYNDDGKELILAILDTGLSICELLLFIDKKYPVNAITCEKSSILRLPKAAFFKLMDENPQVSRDINQFLSERLYFKYIMLENNSSLRPEVRIKGVLDYLKSFSEDQTKYSLEVPLTRQQLASMTALRVETVVRTVKKLEKENFLKIINRKIYI, encoded by the coding sequence ATGCTAATTGATCAAGAACTTTTACTGTCATACGGCGCGGAAATAGAGCTTTTTGACCCGTTTGAAACGATCTTCAACGAAGGTGATATTCCTAAGTACTATTATCAACTGGTGGAAGGAAGAGTCAAATTAAATCATTACAACGATGATGGTAAGGAGCTTATTCTGGCAATTCTGGATACAGGGCTCAGTATTTGCGAATTGCTGTTATTTATAGATAAGAAATATCCCGTAAATGCTATCACCTGTGAAAAATCCAGTATTTTAAGGCTTCCGAAGGCTGCTTTCTTCAAATTAATGGATGAAAACCCTCAGGTTTCAAGGGATATCAATCAATTTTTATCGGAAAGGCTGTATTTTAAATACATTATGCTTGAAAACAATTCTTCCCTGCGCCCAGAAGTAAGAATCAAAGGAGTTTTGGATTATCTCAAAAGCTTCAGCGAAGATCAGACGAAATATTCTTTAGAAGTACCTTTGACAAGGCAACAGTTGGCTTCAATGACGGCTTTGAGGGTGGAAACTGTCGTAAGAACGGTGAAAAAACTTGAAAAAGAAAACTTCCTTAAAATTATCAATAGAAAAATTTATATTTAA
- a CDS encoding CinA family protein → MNLQKDLLEFIGNYLQENNETVSMAESVTAGFLQFSFSQIKNASNFFKGGMTAYTIEEKVKFLHVDKEEAVQCDCVSQNIAETMALNVAELFDTDWGIAVTGYATPVEESGYQLFAYFSFSYKDKIIFSKKLDINPRKESINAQLCYSEFILECLKIEMDKQQLLKQEQN, encoded by the coding sequence ATGAATCTTCAGAAGGATTTACTAGAATTCATCGGGAATTACCTGCAGGAGAATAATGAAACAGTTTCTATGGCGGAGAGTGTTACGGCAGGATTTTTACAATTCTCTTTTTCACAGATAAAAAATGCTTCCAATTTCTTCAAAGGTGGCATGACGGCATATACGATCGAAGAAAAGGTAAAATTTTTGCATGTGGATAAAGAGGAAGCTGTACAATGCGATTGCGTCTCGCAGAATATTGCGGAAACAATGGCCTTAAACGTAGCAGAATTATTTGATACAGATTGGGGAATAGCCGTTACAGGATATGCAACTCCCGTTGAAGAATCAGGTTATCAGCTTTTTGCCTATTTTTCTTTTTCTTATAAGGATAAGATTATTTTTTCTAAAAAACTGGATATCAACCCCAGAAAAGAATCCATCAATGCTCAGCTGTGCTACAGCGAATTTATATTAGAATGCCTGAAGATTGAAATGGATAAACAGCAGCTTTTGAAACAGGAACAGAATTAG
- a CDS encoding SDR family oxidoreductase yields MKNLQLNNQNVLITGADSGIGKAVALLFAREGANIAFVHYNDDEDAAKTKNEILEIGRKSIVFKGDINDSEFCKNVVEKTASDLGGIDILINNAGTQFPEENITDLKEENIRKTFNSNIIGMILLTKAAFPYLKAGSSIINTTSAVAYLGHEELLDYSATKGAIVSFTRSLALQAKPKGIRVNAVAPGPVATPLTEKTFGEEEEDQNKPPLERNASTEEVAASFLFLATNASAQITGQVLHPNGGLIVNG; encoded by the coding sequence ATGAAAAACTTACAATTAAACAATCAAAATGTCCTCATTACCGGGGCAGACAGCGGAATCGGAAAGGCCGTTGCCCTGCTTTTTGCCCGGGAAGGTGCCAATATTGCCTTTGTACATTATAATGATGATGAGGATGCGGCAAAAACTAAAAACGAGATCTTAGAAATTGGAAGAAAATCAATCGTTTTTAAAGGGGATATCAATGATTCGGAATTTTGTAAAAATGTAGTCGAAAAAACAGCTTCCGATCTTGGCGGAATTGATATTTTAATTAATAACGCCGGAACTCAGTTCCCCGAAGAAAACATTACAGATTTAAAGGAAGAGAATATCCGCAAAACATTCAATTCCAATATTATCGGGATGATTTTATTGACAAAAGCGGCATTTCCTTATTTAAAAGCGGGAAGTTCCATTATCAATACAACATCGGCGGTGGCATATCTGGGACATGAAGAACTGCTGGATTATTCTGCCACGAAAGGTGCCATCGTATCTTTTACGCGTTCTTTAGCTTTGCAGGCCAAGCCTAAAGGAATTCGTGTGAATGCGGTTGCTCCGGGGCCTGTTGCTACACCGCTCACCGAAAAAACATTTGGTGAAGAGGAGGAAGATCAGAATAAACCGCCACTGGAACGGAATGCTTCTACGGAAGAAGTTGCTGCCAGCTTTTTATTTTTAGCTACCAATGCTTCAGCGCAGATTACAGGACAGGTGTTGCACCCGAACGGAGGATTAATTGTAAATGGATAA